In Spirosoma aureum, a single genomic region encodes these proteins:
- a CDS encoding BaiN/RdsA family NAD(P)/FAD-dependent oxidoreductase gives MMSLAITVIGGGAAGFFGAITALETFPGATVTILEKTRTVLNKVRISGGGRCNVTHACFDNRQLVKHYPRGEKALRSLLNQFDAADTVRWFERNGVRLKTEADGRMFPETNTSETIIDCLLHVAQNLGIRIRTSCGVSSLRKHESGWQIQLLTGETFYADRVLVATGGYPQRTAYDWFPQQTEDLITPVPSLFTFNVPTSYLLPLAGIAVHDAGVYVIGTKQQQRGPLLLTHWGFSGPAVLRLSAWAARDLAAVDYRFTLRINWVPTLTENDLRTALQNFRQQNGRKQVSSQNPFGLPSRLWLALATESGIQESQRWADLPAKLFNRLTERLTNSQFQVVGKSTFKEEFVTCGGVPLGSLNPQTLESKAQSGLFFAGEVLDVDGITGGFNFQNAWTTGYIVGKHIGL, from the coding sequence ATTATGTCGTTAGCCATTACCGTTATTGGCGGAGGTGCAGCCGGTTTCTTTGGGGCCATTACCGCCCTCGAAACGTTTCCGGGAGCCACCGTCACCATTCTGGAAAAGACCCGCACTGTTTTGAATAAAGTCCGCATTTCGGGTGGCGGACGTTGCAATGTTACGCATGCCTGCTTTGACAATCGGCAATTAGTGAAACACTATCCTCGTGGCGAAAAGGCCTTGCGATCACTGCTCAATCAATTCGATGCCGCCGACACCGTACGCTGGTTCGAGCGGAATGGTGTTCGCCTAAAAACCGAGGCTGACGGGCGTATGTTTCCTGAAACAAACACCTCCGAAACAATCATCGACTGCCTGCTCCATGTGGCGCAAAACCTGGGCATTCGGATTCGTACAAGTTGTGGGGTAAGCTCTTTACGGAAACACGAATCAGGCTGGCAAATCCAGTTACTCACCGGCGAAACCTTCTACGCCGACCGTGTACTTGTGGCAACAGGCGGCTATCCACAACGAACGGCTTATGACTGGTTCCCCCAACAAACTGAAGACTTAATAACACCTGTACCATCGCTGTTTACATTCAATGTACCAACTAGTTACCTTTTGCCATTGGCAGGCATAGCCGTACACGATGCGGGGGTTTATGTGATTGGCACGAAGCAGCAACAACGTGGCCCTCTATTATTGACTCACTGGGGATTCAGTGGCCCGGCCGTACTTCGGCTTTCAGCCTGGGCAGCCCGCGATTTGGCAGCAGTCGACTACCGGTTCACCCTGCGAATAAACTGGGTTCCAACGCTCACAGAAAACGATTTGCGGACTGCCTTACAGAATTTCAGACAGCAGAACGGCCGAAAACAGGTTAGCTCACAAAATCCGTTTGGATTACCATCACGGCTGTGGCTGGCTCTAGCCACCGAATCTGGAATCCAGGAAAGCCAGCGATGGGCCGACCTCCCCGCCAAATTATTTAACCGCCTGACCGAACGGCTAACCAATAGTCAGTTTCAGGTAGTTGGTAAAAGTACCTTTAAAGAGGAGTTCGTCACCTGTGGGGGCGTTCCACTCGGAAGTCTGAATCCACAAACGCTTGAAAGTAAGGCTCAATCAGGGCTGTTTTTCGCGGGCGAGGTCCTCGATGTAGATGGCATTACGGGCGGGTTCAATTTCCAGAATGCCTGGACAACCGGCTATATTGTGGGAAAACATATTGGTTTATAG
- a CDS encoding DNA/RNA non-specific endonuclease encodes MFFKPRFNTKNYSRQGFRLRGNTLGLLFVFFLIGLFLHYGGKTKPVVAFWNDVREIIGLGRSHSEKEGSNPYKAPEPNPDVATDDQSPSSTESEASDNNNSSSSETNRASKTVRFDFEKQVDFLLPVSKSSDAELIRHEGYTLSYRDEYKDPEWVAYPLLDYETTGDADRKNEQFRPDPEVRNGTALPSDYTRSGYDRGHLAPAADFKFSQRMMRETFFMSNITPQAPEFNRGIWSDLENLIRIWARRDNGLYVVTGPVLKPGLPTIGKANEVSVPQKFYKVILYCNKPDIRMIGFLLDNESSNSSLKQFVVPVDQIEQLTGLDFFPKIPDDLERKLESKGRSEMVEEWFSN; translated from the coding sequence ATGTTTTTCAAGCCTCGATTTAATACTAAAAACTATTCACGACAGGGATTTCGACTACGGGGCAATACCCTTGGGCTTCTATTCGTGTTTTTCCTGATCGGTTTGTTTCTTCACTATGGTGGTAAAACAAAACCCGTTGTTGCATTCTGGAATGATGTCCGGGAAATTATTGGCCTGGGACGCTCGCATTCGGAAAAAGAAGGGTCTAATCCTTATAAAGCTCCGGAACCTAACCCGGACGTTGCCACGGATGACCAATCGCCTTCATCGACTGAAAGTGAAGCGAGTGATAACAACAATAGTAGCTCGTCCGAAACGAATCGGGCGTCTAAAACCGTGCGCTTCGATTTCGAAAAGCAGGTCGATTTTTTACTGCCTGTTTCTAAATCGTCGGATGCTGAACTGATCCGGCATGAGGGTTACACGTTAAGCTATCGCGACGAATACAAAGATCCGGAATGGGTAGCCTATCCGTTGCTGGACTATGAAACAACCGGTGATGCCGATCGTAAAAATGAGCAGTTCAGACCTGATCCTGAAGTCAGGAATGGAACCGCTCTGCCATCCGACTATACGCGTTCCGGTTATGATCGGGGGCATTTGGCCCCAGCTGCTGATTTTAAGTTTTCACAGCGAATGATGCGCGAAACATTCTTTATGAGCAACATCACACCCCAGGCTCCCGAGTTTAACCGGGGCATCTGGAGTGATCTTGAAAATCTGATCCGAATATGGGCCCGGCGCGACAATGGGCTTTATGTAGTGACCGGTCCAGTACTCAAGCCCGGTTTGCCGACAATCGGAAAAGCGAATGAAGTAAGCGTTCCCCAGAAATTTTACAAGGTTATTTTATACTGCAACAAGCCAGACATTCGCATGATTGGGTTTTTGCTCGATAATGAGTCCTCCAATAGTTCATTAAAGCAGTTTGTAGTTCCGGTAGACCAGATTGAGCAATTGACGGGCCTTGATTTCTTTCCTAAAATCCCGGATGACCTGGAGCGAAAACTGGAAAGTAAGGGCCGATCAGAAATGGTGGAAGAATGGTTTAGCAATTAA
- a CDS encoding asparagine synthetase B, giving the protein MKRLLLPLILILILTGHVWASKILIPMDDSQKNHLKAYGIAYWVLKTHDTEIDWLLNYRGGSFLMPQSQAFINEMVIRGVSYEVISDAQSAQILSEIAAADANMDAVKLQKPPKVAVYSPKTKQPWDDAVTMVMTYAEIPYDIVFDEEVMNGKLPEYDWLHLHHEDFTGQYGKFFHFKDQPWYIAQKQEAESISRKFGFTKVPQLKRAVTQKIRDFVLGGGYLFAMCNATDTYDIALASQNTDIVDAFYDGDPADPNANSKLDYSQTFAFRNFQVYTNPYLIEFSNIDNQPEERGLSEHNDYFTLFQFSAKYDPIPTMLTQNHLNVIKGFMGQTTAFKKNLIKPEVVIMAENRSAGEARYIHSPYGRGFFTFYGGHDPEDYRHEIGEEPTDLNLHPNSAGYRLILNNILFPAAKKKKQKT; this is encoded by the coding sequence ATGAAACGGCTGCTGTTACCGCTTATCCTAATTTTGATACTGACGGGTCATGTATGGGCCTCTAAGATCCTGATTCCAATGGATGACTCCCAGAAGAATCACCTTAAAGCGTATGGCATTGCGTATTGGGTGCTAAAAACGCACGATACCGAAATAGACTGGCTGCTCAACTACCGTGGTGGTTCGTTCCTGATGCCCCAAAGCCAGGCCTTTATCAACGAAATGGTGATTAGGGGCGTTAGCTATGAAGTTATTTCTGATGCTCAATCTGCCCAGATTCTGTCAGAAATTGCTGCGGCCGATGCCAATATGGACGCGGTAAAGTTGCAAAAACCGCCCAAAGTAGCGGTCTATTCCCCAAAAACGAAACAACCCTGGGATGATGCCGTAACGATGGTCATGACCTACGCCGAGATTCCCTATGACATTGTTTTTGATGAGGAAGTAATGAATGGCAAATTACCTGAATATGACTGGCTGCACCTGCACCACGAAGATTTTACGGGGCAATACGGCAAATTTTTCCACTTCAAGGATCAACCCTGGTACATTGCTCAAAAGCAGGAAGCCGAAAGCATCTCACGTAAGTTTGGTTTTACAAAAGTACCCCAGCTAAAGCGGGCCGTTACCCAGAAAATTCGCGATTTTGTGCTTGGTGGAGGCTACCTTTTCGCCATGTGTAACGCTACCGATACGTATGATATAGCGCTGGCGTCTCAAAATACAGACATTGTCGATGCATTCTACGACGGCGATCCAGCAGACCCCAATGCAAATAGCAAACTGGATTATAGTCAGACATTTGCCTTCCGGAACTTCCAGGTGTATACCAATCCATACCTGATCGAGTTCTCGAATATTGATAACCAGCCCGAAGAACGGGGTCTGAGCGAACACAATGATTATTTCACGCTGTTTCAGTTCTCAGCGAAGTACGACCCTATTCCAACGATGCTTACTCAGAACCATCTGAACGTCATTAAAGGGTTTATGGGACAAACAACGGCATTCAAGAAAAATTTGATCAAGCCTGAAGTGGTCATCATGGCCGAAAATCGCTCGGCGGGCGAGGCTCGATACATCCATAGCCCCTACGGTCGCGGGTTCTTTACCTTCTACGGCGGTCATGACCCGGAAGACTATCGGCACGAAATCGGGGAAGAGCCAACAGATCTCAATTTACATCCCAATTCGGCGGGTTATCGGCTGATTTTGAATAATATTCTCTTCCCGGCAGCGAAAAAGAAGAAGCAAAAAACCTAG
- a CDS encoding ABC transporter permease: MNFIENIREGLRSIAGNRLRTILTSLIIAIGITSLVGILTAIDGIQNSVASSFAGLGANTFSIVARQDAFRRGGRVQKQDEPIDYHDAVQFKQRFPYGATIALSTVAAGAAQAKFGSKKTNPNVQVIGGDGAYIPVKGFTLQSGRNFTENDLTYALNVAILGSEVANTLFEKKLDPVNQVIRVAGNQYKVVGVLAKKGGLTGGDEDRIVLIPLDNARAMAGTQRQTFNITASVPTVADQDEAVGEARGVMRQIRRDQLGQQDSFEVERADDLAKETENITGYLRMGGFGIGFITLLGASIALLNIMLVSVTERTREIGIRKSLGATPKRIREQFLIEAIVICILGGLGGIVLGLGIGNLIAMLISGGEGSFVVPWAWMALGILVCVTVGLFAGIYPAVRASKLDPIEALRYE; encoded by the coding sequence ATGAATTTTATCGAAAATATTCGCGAAGGGCTGCGTTCGATTGCGGGCAATCGGCTTCGTACCATACTGACCTCGCTCATTATCGCCATCGGAATTACATCGCTGGTTGGTATTCTGACGGCTATTGATGGAATACAGAATTCCGTAGCCAGTAGTTTTGCGGGTCTGGGTGCCAACACATTTAGTATTGTTGCTCGTCAGGATGCATTTCGGCGGGGTGGGAGAGTCCAGAAACAGGATGAACCGATTGATTATCATGATGCTGTTCAATTTAAACAACGATTCCCGTATGGGGCAACCATTGCCCTCTCAACGGTAGCAGCCGGGGCCGCTCAGGCTAAGTTTGGCTCGAAAAAAACAAATCCGAATGTACAGGTAATAGGAGGAGATGGCGCATATATTCCGGTAAAAGGATTCACGCTACAGAGTGGTCGAAATTTTACAGAAAACGACCTTACTTATGCGCTTAATGTGGCCATTTTAGGAAGCGAAGTAGCCAATACCTTATTTGAGAAAAAACTAGATCCAGTCAATCAGGTCATTCGGGTAGCTGGTAACCAGTATAAAGTTGTGGGCGTGCTGGCCAAAAAAGGCGGTCTTACGGGTGGAGATGAAGACCGCATTGTGCTTATTCCATTAGATAATGCCCGAGCGATGGCCGGTACCCAACGACAAACGTTTAACATTACAGCCTCTGTACCTACGGTTGCGGATCAGGACGAAGCCGTTGGCGAAGCCCGTGGCGTGATGCGTCAAATTCGGCGAGACCAGTTAGGACAACAGGATTCGTTTGAGGTAGAGCGCGCCGATGATCTAGCTAAAGAAACCGAAAACATCACCGGGTATCTTCGCATGGGAGGATTCGGGATTGGGTTCATAACCTTACTCGGAGCTTCTATTGCCCTGCTCAATATTATGCTCGTATCTGTTACCGAACGTACTCGGGAAATTGGTATCCGGAAATCACTCGGCGCTACTCCGAAACGCATTCGTGAGCAATTCCTGATTGAAGCCATTGTTATCTGTATTCTTGGCGGTCTGGGTGGTATTGTTTTGGGACTTGGTATTGGCAATCTGATTGCCATGCTCATTAGCGGGGGCGAAGGTAGTTTCGTGGTTCCGTGGGCATGGATGGCCCTTGGCATACTAGTCTGTGTAACGGTAGGCCTGTTTGCCGGTATTTATCCGGCCGTACGGGCATCGAAACTCGACCCTATTGAAGCGCTTCGGTATGAATAA
- a CDS encoding cation-translocating P-type ATPase, translating to MDYYVVPVSEVARSLKTSPTGLTLETARQRLTEYGKNQIEDAKKKTVWQILLHQLTDVMILVLIAAALISGLVGELKSTYVILTIIILNAIIGFIQEYRADKAMDALKKMATHQAQVLRNNRTTRVETSELVPGDVTLLEAGNIIPADVRFIETHSLKVDESSLTGESTNVEKTADTLPEGDYPLGDRLNMGYKGTFVTNGRASAYVVATGMNTELGRIATLIQTEETITPLQKRLAVFGKGLSVAVLVLCVIFFGVGWLRGEPILNLLLVSISLAVAAIPEALPAVVTIALALGAKRLVKSHALIRKLPAVETLGSVTYVCTDKTGTLTLNKMRVQEIYESPMFALPVLETSNALLVAMALNNDVVTDKDDNWLGDSTEVALVQYASSQEYERVTLETQFPRIAELPFDSQRKCMTTLHQTPNGVLCLTKGAVGVLFDQLDASQQSSIPDLRQRVDSMAEQGYRMLGYAGKWLPELPQTITPATIESGLLFIGFAGLIDPPRDEARQAVAECKAAGIIPVMITGDHKLTAKSIAQTLGIISSIDDLVLTGPELSKLDESAFDAIVEKVRVYARVDPEQKLRIISALQARHQFVAMTGDGVNDAPALKNADIGIAMGITGTEVAKEAAHMILLDDNFATIIKAVKHGRRIFDNILKFIRYIMSGNAGEIWAIFLAPFFGLPIPLLAIHILWINLLTDGLPGLALAYEPSERNSMKRPPIDPRQTIFADGLAWFILWVGLLIGATTIGIEAWSIYAGIGHWQTMTFTVLCFSQLGNALAIRSRQTSVFSLGLFSNKPMLGAIGVSIVLQLLIIYMPFFNNLFSTQPLSASELGITLAVSSLTFWAVELHKLIKRQTTTSIGELDDSGKPSAYPY from the coding sequence ATGGATTACTACGTAGTACCGGTTTCCGAGGTAGCCCGCTCACTGAAGACCTCACCGACGGGACTTACTCTCGAAACGGCCAGACAGCGGTTGACGGAATACGGCAAAAATCAGATTGAGGACGCCAAAAAGAAAACGGTCTGGCAGATTCTGCTGCATCAATTGACGGATGTGATGATTCTGGTGCTCATCGCAGCTGCCCTAATTTCGGGCCTGGTGGGCGAATTAAAATCCACGTACGTTATTCTTACCATTATTATCCTCAACGCCATTATCGGATTTATTCAGGAGTATCGGGCTGACAAGGCCATGGATGCCCTCAAAAAAATGGCCACTCACCAGGCACAGGTGTTACGGAATAATCGAACCACCAGGGTGGAAACGTCCGAACTGGTGCCCGGTGATGTTACGTTGCTGGAAGCAGGGAATATTATACCTGCCGATGTTCGGTTTATCGAAACTCACTCACTTAAAGTCGATGAATCGTCATTGACGGGGGAATCAACTAATGTTGAGAAAACAGCGGACACGCTACCCGAAGGGGATTATCCGCTCGGAGACCGTCTGAACATGGGCTATAAAGGGACATTTGTAACCAATGGGCGAGCATCCGCCTATGTCGTTGCTACTGGCATGAACACCGAACTAGGTCGGATTGCCACCCTGATTCAAACAGAAGAAACCATAACGCCCCTTCAGAAACGACTGGCCGTATTTGGCAAGGGCTTGTCGGTAGCGGTTTTGGTACTCTGTGTTATTTTTTTTGGTGTTGGCTGGTTGCGGGGCGAGCCAATTCTGAATTTGTTGCTGGTTTCCATTTCGCTGGCCGTTGCCGCCATTCCTGAGGCACTTCCGGCAGTGGTAACCATTGCACTGGCGCTGGGCGCAAAACGATTGGTAAAAAGCCATGCGCTGATTCGTAAACTACCAGCGGTGGAAACGCTGGGATCGGTCACTTATGTCTGCACCGACAAAACGGGTACCCTGACACTCAACAAAATGAGGGTGCAGGAAATATACGAATCGCCGATGTTTGCCTTACCTGTTTTAGAAACGAGCAACGCACTACTAGTTGCAATGGCCCTCAACAATGATGTCGTAACCGATAAAGATGATAACTGGCTTGGTGACTCTACGGAAGTAGCGCTAGTTCAGTATGCTTCTAGTCAGGAATACGAGCGGGTTACACTCGAAACTCAATTTCCACGCATTGCCGAACTCCCTTTCGACTCACAACGAAAGTGCATGACGACGTTACATCAAACCCCGAACGGTGTCCTTTGTTTAACCAAAGGAGCGGTTGGGGTATTGTTTGATCAACTCGATGCCAGCCAGCAATCCAGCATTCCCGATTTACGACAGCGCGTCGACTCGATGGCTGAACAAGGCTATCGTATGTTGGGCTATGCGGGTAAATGGCTACCCGAACTACCCCAGACGATAACGCCCGCGACGATAGAATCAGGCTTGCTGTTTATTGGGTTTGCCGGACTCATCGACCCGCCCCGCGACGAAGCACGGCAAGCTGTGGCGGAATGCAAAGCTGCCGGCATTATTCCTGTGATGATCACCGGCGATCATAAACTAACGGCCAAGTCCATCGCCCAAACACTGGGTATTATTTCGTCAATTGATGATTTGGTGCTGACCGGGCCGGAACTGTCTAAGTTGGATGAGTCAGCATTCGACGCCATTGTGGAGAAGGTGCGGGTATATGCGCGGGTCGATCCTGAACAGAAGCTACGGATCATTAGCGCGTTACAAGCCCGGCATCAGTTTGTGGCCATGACCGGCGATGGTGTAAATGACGCGCCTGCCCTTAAAAACGCAGATATTGGTATCGCGATGGGCATCACGGGCACGGAAGTAGCCAAAGAAGCCGCGCACATGATTCTGTTGGACGACAACTTCGCGACCATTATCAAAGCGGTGAAACACGGGCGACGCATCTTTGATAACATCCTGAAATTTATCAGGTATATCATGTCCGGCAATGCGGGCGAAATCTGGGCGATCTTTTTAGCGCCTTTTTTCGGTTTACCCATCCCGCTACTAGCTATTCATATTCTGTGGATCAATCTGCTAACCGACGGTCTTCCCGGTTTGGCCCTGGCCTACGAACCCTCTGAAAGGAATAGTATGAAACGACCACCCATCGATCCCAGACAAACCATTTTTGCCGATGGACTAGCCTGGTTCATCCTTTGGGTCGGTTTACTGATTGGGGCTACTACCATCGGCATTGAAGCCTGGTCGATCTACGCGGGTATTGGACATTGGCAAACGATGACCTTTACAGTGCTCTGTTTCAGTCAATTGGGTAACGCTCTGGCGATCCGTTCGCGTCAAACGTCGGTTTTTAGCCTTGGGCTATTTTCTAACAAACCCATGCTTGGGGCCATTGGAGTATCGATAGTCCTTCAATTACTTATCATCTACATGCCTTTTTTCAATAACCTCTTCAGCACCCAGCCTTTATCGGCCTCTGAATTAGGAATAACGCTAGCCGTTTCAAGTCTTACATTCTGGGCAGTAGAACTCCATAAACTAATTAAACGTCAGACTACCACTTCAATCGGCGAGTTGGATGACTCAGGTAAACCCAGTGCATATCCTTACTAA
- a CDS encoding response regulator — translation MKYTILVVDDDDDDFLMLSSLINQCQQDVSLLYVQNGLEATQKLIEGLQPNLILVDVQMPLMDGYELVQWLMNSEAWRHIPVVIWTGEISDREVTRYYRAGANALMLKRDALQDVEAFCKYWLKLVQLPQLVWQEPG, via the coding sequence ATGAAGTACACTATTCTAGTAGTCGATGATGACGACGATGATTTCCTCATGTTATCCAGCCTGATCAATCAGTGCCAACAAGATGTCTCCCTGCTCTATGTCCAGAATGGACTGGAAGCCACCCAAAAGCTGATCGAGGGTCTACAGCCTAACCTGATTCTGGTTGATGTGCAGATGCCCCTGATGGACGGCTATGAGTTAGTGCAGTGGCTCATGAACTCCGAAGCCTGGCGTCATATACCCGTCGTGATCTGGACAGGTGAAATCTCGGATAGGGAAGTGACCCGTTATTACCGGGCCGGGGCCAATGCGTTAATGTTAAAGCGCGACGCGTTACAGGATGTGGAAGCATTCTGTAAGTATTGGTTAAAGCTGGTTCAGCTACCTCAACTCGTTTGGCAGGAGCCAGGATGA
- a CDS encoding DUF4386 family protein yields the protein MNASSMYQKQVAVLTIMSGLLAMACLILLGIALADNPDAYDDPMQLLRMTNLNVPLVRWSMLTDLLGYYLLLLPCIYFLRPYLREQTPWADLITYCGSAYVMVGAIGAVVMAEVVCPLLRQYATASTTQQAHLQITFQTLNRIVYNGLWNLLETLLAGVWWTMTGAVLRTWHKYIGWVTMILGLFTSFDALGNLLGRPLLAAIGLNVYLILAPVWAIWLGVLFWKRTRLIPTSSQSKLAVV from the coding sequence ATGAACGCTTCATCGATGTACCAAAAACAAGTGGCTGTGCTAACGATCATGTCGGGCCTGTTGGCCATGGCCTGCTTAATCCTGCTGGGAATTGCACTTGCCGATAATCCCGACGCCTACGACGACCCGATGCAACTACTGAGAATGACCAACCTGAACGTACCGTTGGTTCGTTGGTCTATGCTCACCGATTTATTGGGCTATTATCTGCTGCTGTTGCCCTGCATTTATTTTCTCCGCCCCTACCTGCGCGAACAAACCCCCTGGGCTGATCTGATTACGTATTGCGGCTCAGCCTATGTTATGGTTGGTGCTATAGGAGCGGTGGTGATGGCCGAAGTCGTATGTCCGTTACTTAGGCAATACGCCACTGCTTCAACCACGCAGCAGGCGCACCTCCAGATTACCTTCCAAACCCTGAACAGGATCGTCTATAATGGGTTGTGGAATCTGCTGGAAACCCTGCTGGCGGGCGTGTGGTGGACCATGACGGGTGCTGTGTTGCGGACGTGGCATAAATATATCGGCTGGGTTACGATGATACTTGGCCTTTTCACCAGTTTCGACGCGCTAGGCAATCTTTTAGGCAGGCCTCTGCTTGCAGCCATCGGCCTGAATGTATATCTTATTCTGGCCCCCGTTTGGGCCATCTGGCTAGGGGTTCTGTTCTGGAAAAGGACCCGACTTATTCCTACATCCAGCCAATCGAAACTGGCTGTTGTCTGA
- a CDS encoding glutamate-cysteine ligase family protein — protein MVFEVMNRSLLWLALASNSPFWLGTDTSYASFRTELWGHWPTAGIPQVFNTWADCVR, from the coding sequence ATGGTCTTTGAGGTGATGAATCGATCGCTTCTTTGGCTGGCTTTAGCCAGTAACTCCCCTTTTTGGCTGGGTACGGATACTAGTTACGCCAGCTTTCGCACGGAACTCTGGGGGCACTGGCCTACAGCGGGTATACCCCAGGTTTTTAACACGTGGGCAGACTGCGTAAGGTAG
- a CDS encoding beta strand repeat-containing protein, which translates to MRISFIFSLFLVFPCELWAQSNYVVTTPNSTIPGYDNTILGPAAGNATMTGFGNLILGNKAGQAATQGVANAYLGYQAGQSSTEATGNVFLGYQAGQYNKLGGYNTFVGFQAGRFNTYGWHNTFLGIAAGVNHTTGLYNVYVGWLAGGNSTTANSNVLIGVRAGFQNQSGQHNVMIGDSAGLNNTVSSQVMIGSKAGFKNTTGVDNTFVGAQSGYYNTTGSSNLFVGNLSGYSNLTGTANTFLGAYAGIGNKAGINNVFTGNMAGYNNTNGNDNTFVGNTAGYSNSTGQNNVYIGSSAGASSLTASQNTFIGVQAGVNATAGINTFVGASAGKTTTTGQSNTFVGVQAGQSNTTGSSNLMMGVNAGAANTTGSANFFVGDNAGGNNTSGGYNVYLGTNAGNGRGVNGDNNVSVGGESGRGNNGGINNTFLGFRADAGAIGLSNATAIGTNTKVTQSNSVILGDQANVGIGTTAPANKLHIVGGIANTAGIRLPLTSANAAGTNASKFLTVNSNGDVILATYASGARQEAEEALWQRNGSFLQSTQGEAIIIGQGVNKTPLDYNLFVSKGILTEKVKVAVRNTTDWSDYVFTPTYQLIPLSEVECYISQYKHLPGILSASEMVEQGNDLHQTDAKLLAKIEELTLYSIQLEKANKQQAEELQVVKQKQAELEQLLNQILNKK; encoded by the coding sequence ATGCGCATAAGCTTTATTTTTTCGCTGTTCCTGGTTTTTCCCTGCGAGCTATGGGCCCAGTCGAACTATGTGGTTACTACGCCTAACTCGACTATTCCAGGTTATGACAATACGATTCTTGGCCCAGCCGCAGGGAATGCAACCATGACTGGATTTGGTAATCTCATCCTTGGTAACAAAGCAGGCCAGGCTGCCACTCAGGGAGTAGCTAATGCCTATTTAGGCTACCAGGCCGGGCAAAGCAGCACTGAAGCAACGGGTAATGTTTTTCTAGGCTATCAGGCCGGGCAGTACAATAAATTGGGTGGCTATAATACGTTTGTGGGCTTTCAGGCCGGGCGATTTAACACCTATGGTTGGCACAACACATTTTTAGGTATTGCTGCTGGTGTTAATCACACTACGGGTCTTTACAATGTCTATGTCGGTTGGCTGGCGGGAGGCAATTCCACAACGGCTAATAGCAATGTACTGATTGGCGTTCGGGCCGGTTTCCAGAATCAGTCCGGTCAGCATAACGTCATGATCGGCGATTCGGCGGGTTTAAATAATACGGTATCCTCCCAGGTGATGATTGGTTCCAAGGCTGGCTTTAAGAATACCACTGGTGTTGACAATACATTTGTGGGCGCTCAGTCAGGGTATTACAATACAACCGGTTCGTCGAATCTGTTTGTGGGTAACCTGAGCGGCTACAGCAATTTAACCGGTACGGCAAACACGTTCCTGGGCGCTTATGCAGGAATTGGTAATAAGGCAGGCATCAACAATGTGTTTACGGGTAATATGGCTGGCTACAACAATACCAATGGCAATGACAATACATTTGTGGGTAACACGGCGGGCTATTCCAACTCGACTGGTCAGAACAATGTTTATATTGGTTCCTCAGCCGGGGCCAGCAGTTTGACCGCAAGTCAGAACACGTTTATTGGTGTCCAGGCCGGTGTCAATGCAACGGCAGGAATAAACACATTTGTAGGCGCTTCGGCGGGTAAAACAACTACTACGGGCCAAAGCAATACCTTTGTGGGCGTGCAGGCTGGCCAAAGCAATACCACGGGCAGTTCAAATCTGATGATGGGTGTCAATGCGGGTGCTGCCAACACCACCGGTTCGGCCAACTTCTTTGTGGGTGATAACGCAGGAGGTAATAACACATCAGGAGGCTATAATGTGTATCTAGGCACTAATGCGGGCAATGGGAGGGGTGTCAATGGCGACAATAATGTTAGTGTTGGGGGCGAATCCGGCCGTGGCAACAATGGCGGTATCAATAATACGTTCCTGGGATTCCGGGCTGATGCGGGAGCTATCGGTCTTTCCAATGCGACGGCTATTGGTACTAACACTAAAGTTACGCAAAGCAACAGTGTTATATTAGGCGATCAGGCTAATGTTGGTATCGGTACGACAGCACCAGCTAACAAGCTTCACATCGTAGGTGGTATTGCAAATACGGCTGGCATTCGGCTCCCGTTGACTTCCGCCAATGCTGCCGGCACTAATGCTAGTAAATTTCTGACTGTCAACAGTAATGGGGATGTGATCTTAGCCACCTATGCATCCGGCGCTCGCCAGGAGGCTGAAGAGGCCCTCTGGCAACGAAATGGTTCGTTCTTACAATCAACCCAGGGCGAAGCGATTATTATTGGCCAGGGTGTCAACAAGACCCCATTGGACTACAATCTGTTTGTGAGCAAAGGGATTCTTACCGAGAAAGTAAAGGTTGCCGTCAGGAATACCACCGACTGGAGCGATTATGTCTTCACGCCAACCTACCAACTTATTCCCTTATCGGAAGTAGAGTGTTATATCAGTCAGTATAAACACTTACCCGGTATCTTATCCGCTAGCGAAATGGTAGAGCAGGGCAACGATCTGCATCAGACCGACGCTAAGTTATTAGCCAAGATTGAGGAATTAACATTATACAGTATTCAACTGGAAAAGGCCAACAAACAACAGGCTGAAGAGTTGCAGGTCGTTAAGCAAAAGCAAGCCGAGTTGGAGCAACTTCTGAATCAGATACTAAATAAAAAATAA